Proteins encoded by one window of Candidatus Sumerlaea chitinivorans:
- a CDS encoding TPR domain protein — MTAEANATVTIHAVERAPSPPLPKWHFAFVAAVAFVLYLPSLRFSFVWDDTFFIVRNPAVQSPRYLWAYFTDATTYAWATTPGLYRPLRNISFLLDYVLVGLRPAWWHLHNVLLHTLNAVLVLWVVNRVVALRPSPASRAAALVATLLWVCHPVHTEAVAWVKSRDEMLFTAFYLAAFGLAWQAYFWRQFRARTCILVLLLFAGALLSKEMAASLPIVLSMGLWLLTPRDARRLRLPSAVLLLAGQLALLLAFVYVRHRVLGQTAQCPRLSGSLLGDMLTMVRAAARYVTLSVAPIRQLADYQAFGVTRSLAEPRWWVAVAILAASVGAWIAIARRDPRASFGMAWFWIALLPVSNIIPTMQFLAERFLYLPLVGLAVTVAALLDQAWYAAAQSASPQKAKQVAIVAATWLTLFVSLTSVRVHVWRDETILFATTYLDSPPCARIAQNLAVALTNRGQPEAAIQILEEVLADRQGVYKDMNAVVLECTLAQALVLSGRPAEALVHADRALALNLQYEEAWQIKGLAYGRMGDHERALACFVQALRTNPAAAEKARQNIRTALRYLGRFEDLKAFERGQIPLEKLAPPLPPPSSSKRP, encoded by the coding sequence ATGACTGCCGAGGCAAATGCAACCGTGACGATCCACGCAGTGGAGCGGGCGCCCTCGCCCCCCCTTCCCAAGTGGCACTTCGCATTTGTCGCCGCAGTTGCGTTTGTGCTCTATTTGCCTTCCCTCCGGTTCTCGTTCGTTTGGGATGATACCTTCTTCATTGTCCGCAATCCTGCGGTGCAATCCCCGCGTTATCTTTGGGCCTATTTTACGGACGCCACAACCTATGCGTGGGCCACGACTCCGGGGCTTTATCGGCCGCTGCGCAATATCAGTTTCCTCCTCGATTACGTGCTCGTCGGGCTCCGCCCCGCATGGTGGCATCTGCACAACGTGCTTCTCCACACTTTGAACGCCGTGCTTGTGCTGTGGGTTGTGAATCGGGTTGTTGCACTTCGCCCCTCGCCAGCCTCCCGGGCAGCGGCTCTCGTTGCCACCCTACTGTGGGTCTGCCATCCAGTGCACACCGAAGCGGTCGCGTGGGTGAAGAGCCGCGACGAAATGCTCTTCACCGCGTTTTATCTCGCTGCCTTCGGTCTCGCGTGGCAGGCCTACTTCTGGCGACAGTTTCGCGCGCGTACATGCATCCTCGTTCTGCTTCTTTTCGCTGGGGCCCTTTTGAGTAAAGAAATGGCGGCAAGCCTCCCCATCGTGCTGAGTATGGGCCTGTGGCTGCTGACGCCTCGGGACGCACGCCGCCTCCGCCTGCCGAGCGCAGTCCTTTTGCTTGCGGGGCAGCTTGCCTTACTGCTCGCTTTCGTGTACGTTCGTCATCGCGTACTGGGGCAAACTGCCCAGTGCCCCCGCCTCTCGGGGAGCTTGCTCGGCGACATGTTGACCATGGTGCGTGCGGCGGCTCGCTACGTGACATTGTCCGTCGCTCCCATCCGCCAGCTTGCCGACTACCAAGCGTTTGGCGTCACGCGCTCACTTGCCGAGCCACGTTGGTGGGTGGCGGTGGCAATCCTTGCTGCATCCGTAGGCGCTTGGATTGCGATCGCTCGCAGAGATCCGCGCGCCAGCTTCGGGATGGCTTGGTTCTGGATCGCTCTCTTGCCCGTGTCGAACATCATTCCAACCATGCAATTCCTCGCGGAACGCTTTTTGTACTTGCCGCTGGTCGGCCTCGCGGTCACCGTCGCAGCCCTTCTTGATCAAGCTTGGTACGCCGCTGCCCAGAGTGCGTCCCCGCAAAAGGCAAAACAGGTTGCCATCGTGGCGGCCACGTGGCTGACCCTCTTTGTCTCGCTTACAAGCGTGCGGGTGCACGTTTGGCGCGACGAAACCATCCTCTTCGCCACCACCTACCTCGATTCTCCTCCTTGCGCACGCATTGCCCAGAATCTCGCCGTTGCGCTTACGAACCGTGGGCAACCCGAAGCCGCCATCCAGATTCTTGAGGAGGTGTTGGCAGACCGGCAAGGTGTGTACAAAGATATGAATGCCGTCGTGCTCGAGTGCACCCTTGCCCAAGCGTTGGTACTGAGCGGCCGCCCCGCCGAGGCGCTCGTGCACGCCGATCGCGCCCTTGCCCTCAATCTCCAATATGAGGAGGCGTGGCAAATTAAAGGCCTTGCCTACGGGCGCATGGGCGACCATGAGCGCGCACTTGCGTGTTTTGTCCAAGCGCTCCGCACGAACCCCGCCGCGGCCGAAAAAGCCCGACAGAACATTCGCACCGCCCTCCGCTATCTCGGCCGGTTCGAGGATTTGAAGGCATTCGAGCGCGGGCAAATCCCGCTCGAAAAACTGGCGCCACCCCTTCCCCCTCCTTCCTCCAGCAAGCGCCCATAA